The Malus sylvestris chromosome 12, drMalSylv7.2, whole genome shotgun sequence genome contains a region encoding:
- the LOC126592922 gene encoding uncharacterized protein LOC126592922: protein MSSRWKLLSQSFSIWRDALVQASSNLRSGENYTDQLIQAQAWYGAKTKSKNKSFNRWECWNIVKDCPKFRVVSVGPEVVMNSTPLYSTPDNGSHEDDAEEVPETPIPEQASGSTRYPIRPQGKKASKRKGSASKHDYAKYMEELTRHSELTLAREMAKFEADKAREEAKAATVEREFQANQRERELLRQERELVREERMAQQDREIMNTPLEGKSPNSKYFWKSKKEDVVRRRRAREARARGDGLSTTREDHPSTTNWLSDDD, encoded by the exons atgtctagtcgttggaaattacttagccaatCGTTTAGTATTTGGAGAGACGCCTTAGTACAAGCTAGCagtaatcttcgaagtggggaaaattacacggatcag CtaattcaagcacaagcttggtatggtgccaaaaccaaaagcaaaaataaatcattcaaccggtgggaatgttggaatattgttaaagattgtcctaaattcagagttgtgtctgtcggtccagaagttgtcatgaacAGCACCCCGCTATACTCTACACCTGATAATGGTTCGCatgaagatgatgcagaagAAGTGCCCGAAACACCCATccctgaacaagcgtcgggttcgacccgttatccaattaggcctcaaggtaagaaggcttcaaagagaaaaggaagtgcTTCCAAgcatgattatgcaaagtacaTGGAAGAACTTACTCGCCATagtgaattgactttggcgcGGGAAATGGcgaaatttgaggctgataaggctagagaggaggcaaaagctgcaactgttgagagagaatttcaagctaatcagagagaaagagagctacttaggcaagaaagggaactggttagagaagaaagaatggctcaacaagatcgtgagattatgaacacgcctttagaagggaagtctccaaattctaaatatttttggaagtcgaAGAAAGAGGATGTGGTGcgtaggaggcgtgcaagagaagcgagagcaagaggagatggtctcagcacgacaagagaagatcatcctagcaccacaaattggttaagtgatgatgattag